In Paenibacillus kyungheensis, the following are encoded in one genomic region:
- a CDS encoding NAD(P)-dependent alcohol dehydrogenase translates to MSNHVEIPATMKAAVMTEPGQIIIEDIPVPTPQANEVLIQVVAVGVCGSDVHYYEHGRIGPYVVEKPIILGHECAGIVVSVGEQVSRFNVGDRVAIEPGVTCGHCEYCKEGRYNLCPDVQFLATPPVDGAFVQYIVMRHDFVFPIPDHLSFEEAAMNEPFSVGIHAARRCRLQPGSTIAIMGMGPVGLMAVAAAKCFGATRIIVTDLEPIRLEAARKMGATEVINVKEEDPVAKIKELTHGRGVDVAWETAGNPKALQSALSSIRRGGKLVIVGLPPQDQIPVNVPAIADNEIDIYGVFRYANTYPMGIEFLSSGKVDANLIITDKYPLSRTQEAMERAIHHKNESLKIIVYPNE, encoded by the coding sequence ATGTCGAATCATGTTGAAATCCCAGCAACGATGAAAGCAGCAGTAATGACAGAGCCCGGTCAGATCATTATCGAAGATATTCCTGTTCCTACACCACAGGCTAATGAGGTATTAATTCAAGTGGTTGCTGTAGGAGTATGCGGATCAGATGTACATTATTATGAGCATGGACGTATAGGTCCATACGTAGTAGAAAAGCCAATTATTTTGGGACATGAATGTGCTGGAATTGTGGTCAGTGTAGGTGAACAAGTATCACGTTTTAACGTCGGAGATCGGGTAGCAATTGAACCGGGAGTCACTTGTGGACATTGCGAATATTGCAAAGAGGGACGATATAATTTATGCCCGGACGTGCAATTTCTGGCGACACCGCCTGTAGATGGAGCATTTGTACAATATATCGTTATGCGTCATGACTTTGTTTTTCCTATTCCAGATCACCTTTCTTTTGAAGAAGCCGCTATGAATGAACCATTTTCGGTAGGGATTCATGCAGCTAGAAGATGTCGTCTACAACCTGGTTCAACGATAGCGATTATGGGAATGGGGCCGGTTGGATTGATGGCTGTCGCTGCTGCCAAATGTTTTGGGGCTACACGTATTATAGTCACTGATCTAGAACCTATCCGTTTAGAAGCCGCTCGCAAAATGGGTGCAACTGAAGTCATAAATGTTAAAGAAGAAGATCCTGTAGCGAAAATAAAAGAGCTAACCCATGGTAGAGGTGTAGACGTTGCATGGGAAACAGCTGGAAATCCCAAAGCTTTGCAAAGTGCATTATCTTCTATTAGACGTGGCGGCAAATTAGTAATCGTCGGGTTGCCTCCTCAAGATCAAATTCCTGTTAATGTACCTGCAATTGCAGATAATGAGATCGATATTTATGGCGTATTTCGCTATGCCAATACATACCCGATGGGAATCGAATTTCTCTCGTCTGGTAAAGTAGATGCGAACCTGATTATTACAGATAAATATCCATTATCTCGCACACAAGAAGCGATGGAACGAGCTATCCATCACAAAAATGAAAGTCTTAAAATTATTGTTTATCCAAATGAGTGA